The sequence ATAGTCGATTACGTTGAAAGATGAACTATTATCAAACCAAATCTGTGTGTCTGCGTTTGCAATGTTTTTGTCTTTTGAAGCTTCTCCACAAAAAATATCAAAATGATAGTTTTTATCGCAGTTAATTAAATTAGTTTCTAAAGCATTTATCGTCTTTATTTCAGTGGGATTTGATATTTTTTCATTCTCTTTTTTTTCATTCAATTCCTCTTTGGGAACAAATCCTAATTGAGGATGAAAACAACCATCACCCATTTGTACACATTTAGATTCATCTATGACTAAATACTCTGAAAAATCTATTTTAGGATTAAGAATATTTTGCAAACTACTTTTTCCTACAGCAACTTCAGATAGAAACCAAACTTCTACGTTTTTTGGTGTTGCTACTAATGGAGTCAAATATACACTTAATAGTCCTATATAAACTAACTTTGAAAATATCATGAGCGATTTCTTCTTATATATGTAAGAATAGAATTTCCTAAATCAACAATAAAATCTCTTCCCTCCATATCTAAATTTAGAAAATCAGTCATATAAGCTTTTTGTCTAGGTGTTAAACTTTGTAATTTATCTCTTATACTTTTTTGAGAATGATTCGAACTCTCATCAGATTCAAAGATCAAAGTTTGTTTACGTCCTCCACCAGCTGATACTCTGGCCTGAGTTTGTCGTTCAGCTGTTCCTAGTCCAGAAAATCCCTCTACAAAAGGATCTTCATTTTTTTCCATTTCAAAAGTTTCAGTTGGGGCATAGGTTTCTTCAGGAGTTCTTTGAGGTCTATTATCCTGCGTATTTTTATAGAGTAAAATAAGTTTTTTAAAATGGGTGGTAAAACCCTCATCAACAAAATCGATGATTTCATGAAGCGGGATTTCAAGAAATGCCACAATCTTTGCTATTAATTGCGGATTAAGATCATTTGTCTTTTGATTCAAGAAGCGACTCATTGTAGACACACCAACATCCACACTTTCTGCTAGATCTTTTTGGCTCATAGGACCTCTGACTTGCATGTATTTGCGTACTACTCCTAGAAAATTGTCTAACTCTTCCTTATTAAATTCGGCCATTTGCGACCTCCTTAAACTGGCCTTTT is a genomic window of Halobacteriovoraceae bacterium containing:
- a CDS encoding helix-turn-helix transcriptional regulator — its product is MAEFNKEELDNFLGVVRKYMQVRGPMSQKDLAESVDVGVSTMSRFLNQKTNDLNPQLIAKIVAFLEIPLHEIIDFVDEGFTTHFKKLILLYKNTQDNRPQRTPEETYAPTETFEMEKNEDPFVEGFSGLGTAERQTQARVSAGGGRKQTLIFESDESSNHSQKSIRDKLQSLTPRQKAYMTDFLNLDMEGRDFIVDLGNSILTYIRRNRS